Proteins from one Cicer arietinum cultivar CDC Frontier isolate Library 1 chromosome 3, Cicar.CDCFrontier_v2.0, whole genome shotgun sequence genomic window:
- the LOC101503696 gene encoding uncharacterized protein, producing MATTEESVKKKEGNNLLGSPTFKEIENGRFKCVETGHEVLSKDIPSYSNSKKCRLGLIDFALSNNKSPLNMFNQDPLSRSKLICKLTGDKVNKSEEHIWKHMTGKRFLNKLEQHEEGKLSGQGMEIDESLPEQKSGDCGTKEEMKKKNKMKNKKKKKKSKKKKDKGVEEVISEVRNSNEECETEEEDFWMPPAGERWDHDDGGDRWDSDSESEQEAEEGDVIDCAADEDCKESEELSSRTKRMSIEVGPSSFASRKKKSKNDHET from the exons ATGGCGACGACAGAAGAGAGTGTTAAGAAGAAGGAGGGAAACAATCTATTAGGGTCACCGACTTTCAAGGAGATTGAAAACGGTCGGTTCAAATGCGTAGAGACAGGTCATGAAGTCCTCTCCAAAGACATACCATCTTACTCTAACAGCAAAAAGTGCCGTTTGGGTCTCATCGATTTCGCTTTGTCTAATAATAAATCCCCTCTTAATATGTTTAATCAAGACCCTCTCTCTCG GTCAAAATTGATATGTAAGCTAACTGGAGATAAAGTTAATAAGTCTGAGGAACATATCTGGAAGCATATGACTGGGAAAAGATTTCTCAATAAATTAG AGCAACATGAAGAAGGGAAGTTGTCTGGTCAAGGAATGGAAATCGATGAGAGCTTGCCGGAGCAGAAAAGTGGAGATTGTGgaacaaaagaagaaatgaagaagaagaacaaaatgaagaacaaaaagaaaaagaagaagtcaaagaagaagaaggataaGGGAGTTGAAGAGGTTATTTCTGAAGTTAGGAATTCAAATGAAGAATGTGAGACAGAAGAGGAAGACTTCTGGATGCCTCCTGCTGGAGAACGTTGGGACCACGATGATGGAGGTGATCGGTGGGATTCAGATTCAGAGTCAGAACAGGAAGCTGAAGAGGGGGATGTAATTG ATTGTGCAGCTGATGAGGATTGCAAGGAGTCAGAAGAGTTATCCTCAAG AACAAAAAGAATGTCGATAGAAGTTGGACCCAGCAGCTTTGCTTCTAGAAAGAAGAAAAGTAAGAATGACCATGAAACTTGA